A single window of Castor canadensis chromosome 3, mCasCan1.hap1v2, whole genome shotgun sequence DNA harbors:
- the Tcl1a gene encoding LOW QUALITY PROTEIN: T-cell leukemia/lymphoma protein 1A (The sequence of the model RefSeq protein was modified relative to this genomic sequence to represent the inferred CDS: inserted 2 bases in 1 codon), producing the protein MGEVTFFSAQRTSHPDRLWIWEKGVYTDENRRTWLPIVIKTDTSFQVLMRQENVPLGDPLSPTQLTSYQLPLMWQLYPGERYRGTDSRLWRIVYHIEVLEFLPSLAXPGHTVGLFVLMFTLFDSPVYSPPCWALGGNE; encoded by the exons ATGGGCGAGGTCACCTTCTTCAGCGCACAGAGGACCTCGCACCCGGACCGCCTGTGGATCTGGGAAAAGGGCGTGTATACCGACGAGAATCGGCGCACTTGGCTGCCCATAGTCATCAAG ACAGACACTAGCTTCCAGGTGCTCATGCGCCAGGAAAATGTCCCCTTGGGGGATCCTCTGAGCCCCACGCAGCTGACCTCATACCAGCTACCTTTGATGTGGCAGCTGTACCCTGGAGAAAGATACCGAGGCACAGACTCCAGGCTCTGGCGCATAGTGTACCACATTGAG GTCTTGGAGTTCCTGCCTTCGTTGGC CCCTGGGCACACAGTGGGGCTGTTTGTGCTCATGTTCACTTTGTTTGATAGTCCTGTGTATTCTCCACCATGCTGGGCTCTGGGAGGAAATGAATGA